CAGCTGGGTGAAGGAGGTGTGGCCGCACCTGGAACCACCGCGGCGGCGCTCGGGGCCTGGCTCGTCTTCGAGGACGAGGCAGGATTCTCGATGACGCCGCCGACCTCCCGCACGTGGGGCAGGCGGGGTTCCACTCCGGTCATCCGGGTGAGAGGCCGTTCTCAGCGCCGTTTCTCCATCGCGGCCCTGTGCTGCTACAAACCCGGCGAACGGTCCCGCCTGATCTACCGGCCCAAACGGCATACCGATCACAAGAGCGGCGGCCGTAAGAGCTTCGCCTGGACCGAGTACCGCGACCTCCTCATCGCCGCCCACCAGCAGCTGGACGGGCCGATCGTCCTTATCTGGGACAACTTGAACGTCCACAAAGACCGCCGCATGCGGGCCTTCATCGATGCACACGACTGGATCAACGCCTACCACCTGCCGCCCTACGCACCCGACTTCAACCCGGTGGAAAGCATCTGGTCGATCCTCCGCCGGACCAGCCAGGCCAACACCGCCTTCACCGATCCCGAGCACCTCATCCGCCGGCTGCGACACGGGCTCCGCCGGATCCAGTACCGCAGCGACATCATCGACGGATGCCTCACCGGTACCGGACTCACGCTGCCGACACCACGCCTGCAAGCTCAGTAACCGCCGAGTCGGCGAGGTGGTCACCCAGGATGGGCGGACGAATTCGTTCTGATCTCCGATTTCCGCCTGCGCGTGCGAAGAATCGTGCAGGACGACCGTTACGGAATTGGCTGCTCCGGTTGAGTGACGGGTGGACGAGTGCGCCCGGAGCGCACTACCGGGCGCGGTGATCGATTCTGCCGTGCGCGGGCTGGGTGGGTGTAGCGGTCAGTGAATGTCAGGGCCACGCTCATGCGGACTGCGTGTAGGTTGCAGGTGTGTGTGACGGGAATGTCCGGGGTCGGTAACCGGCCTCGTCGGGGGCTGTGGTCGGCCCCGTGTCGGGTCGAGAGTTTGGGTCCTCGGCCCACCAACGGGCCGGGCACCCGCACCACTACGAGATTCGTATCGGCGGGTGCAGCACTGTTCTTGAGGGGTCACCGTATGTCTGCTTCGTCGACCGCCCGCCGTGTCGCCGCGACCGTACTCGCCGCCGGCGCCATCGTCTCCGCCGCCGCACTCCCCGCCACCGCGGCGGACCGGGGTCATGACCGGCACCCGCGGGTGGAGATCTCCCGGGTCCAGGCCGACGCTCCCGGGCGTGACGACCGCTCCAATCGTTCCCTGAACGGCGAGTGGGTCGAGATCCGCAACACCACCCGCCAGCCGGTCAACCTGCGCGGCTGGACGCTGCGGGACTCCGACGGCAACCGGTACCGCTTCAACGACACCCGCATCGGCGGCCGCGCCACCATCCGGATCCACACCGGATCCGGCCGCGACACCCGCACCGACCTGTTCCAGGGCAAGCGCGACCACGTCTGGGACAACCGCGCCGACACCGCCACCCTGCGCGACGACCGTAACCGCACCGTCGACACCGAGTCCTGGGGCCGCCGCCGCTAACCGCGACTACGGCCGGCCGCCCGTGAACGGTCGGCAGTCGAAACCGCAGTGAGCGTGTGCCGGGCAGCCCGACAGCCGCCCGGCACACACCCATGTCCCGGGTCGGTCGCCAAGAGCGGCAGGTCGTTCCACGCTCCCGGTGCGGCCGATGCCGAGGGCCCGGTTGCGTGGCACGCCGGGCGACACGTCCCTGGACGTCACCGCTGATCGGCCGCCGGCCCGGTGCAGAGCCGGCGGCGGCGGTGTACCGCTCCGCTTCTCGCCGGGGCGTCATCGTGGTCCGGAGTGAACTCGCCGATTCCGGTCCCGGGTGCACCCTCGGATGCGAGATTGTCGTCCCGGGGTCGCGGAACCGCAGCCCTGAACGGTGTTGGAGGTGTCTGTGGAGACGGACGAGACGTGGACGTCGGATGAGTACGGCCGGTCGCACGAGGGTCGGGTGGGTGTGCTCCTGGATGACGGGTCGGTCCCGAAGCCGGTCTACTTTGATTCGGCGTCGGGCAGCTCGGGCTGGGAGGTGCGTCACTGGAGCGTCTACGACGGCGCCGGCACCTACCTTCCGCGCCCGAAGGCACACCTGCTGCGGGCGGAGTGTTCCTGCGGCTGGACCGGAACCCGGCACACTGTCGACTGGACGACAGTGGGCGACCTCCCGTTCCACGAGAGCGGACTGCGCACCGCGGAGCGGTGCGAGGAGGACTGGGACGCCCACATCCGCGCCGTCGCGGGCACCACGATTCCCCTCCCCGCCGAGTTGGAAGCCCTCTTCCAGACCGTGACCGCCGAGATCGAGAAACTCGCCCAGGACTCACCGACCGCCGCCCTCAAAGCCGCCCGCACCCTGGAACTCATCGCACAGCGCACCGCGCACTGGCCGGCCCACGACGCCCGCGACCAGGACCCGCAGACGGTGGCCGCTGATCTCGGCCTGTCGATGGACGCCACCCGCGGCCTGCTGGCCCGCTTCGGAGGCTGGCACGCCCACGGCTGACCGGCAGGGCAGATCACTTCGTGCGTACCCGGCGGGCCGGGTCCGGTTCCCCGCGGCAGTACCTCGTGCGCCGGATCCCGTGCACGGGCAGACGACGCAGGGCCGCCGCCCGTGCGGGGCGACGGCCCTCAACCCTGCCGGTCTGCTCACGGGGCGGGGGTGACCTCCACCTCGGTGCCGCCGCATCCGGCCGCGATGTCGAGCAGCCGGTCGCGCTCCAGTTCGTCGACGGCCAGGCCCCAGCGGAGCTTGGTCGCGGTCCACTCCGCGCCGTAGCGGCACAGCGCGTCCGCGGACGGCGGCAGCCACTCCGCCGGATCCTGGTCGGACTTCTGACGGTTCGAACGGGCCGTCACCGCCACCAGCGACGTCTCCTGACCGAGGTCGTTCGCATACGCCTCCCGGCGCGCCGCCGTCCACGCGGAGGCTCCGCTGTCCCAGGCCTCGGCCAACGGGACCATGTGGTCGATGTCCAGCGCCCCGGCCGGGGTCACGGGCCGTTCGTCGTAGTACGACCACCACACCCCACCCGTCAGCGTGCAACCGGGGCCGATCTCGGGGGCCTCGACTGCCTCCGCGATTAGCACCTCCAACCTGGTGTTGCAGCCGTCCGACGGGTTCGCGCCCGCGTTCCAGTGCTTGAAGGAGGTGCGCTGGTATCCGGTCCGATCCTCGATTGCGAGCTGGAGCGCGGACACCGCGACGCCGATCGGCACGATCTGCGGAGCGGCGGTCGGCCGCTGTTCGGCGGCGTGGGCGGTGGTGGCGGGGAGGGACAGGGCGAGCGCCGCGGCGGCTGCGGTCGCGGCCCACTTCATGATCATCATGAGGCTGGTTGTACCGGCCGAGGCGGCATCAGGAACACCCCCGGGAGCCCGGTTCACCCGGCCGAGGCGACAGGTTCACCGACGAAACGACACTGCACCTCGCCGGATCCAGACACAGAGAGGCGTGAACGCGCGCGCCCCCGACTCCCGCCCACGGTCGCTCGTGCCCCTGCGAGCGGTTGTCGGCTTTGATCGCCCCGTACGCCAAAGGTTTGTGTGATGCCGGTCGAGCGGCTGCATGGGTGTGGCGGCTGGGCTCCGGAGTGTGGCAGGCCGGGGCCCAGCCGATGTGGTGGGGTTCTGGCAGCGGCTGGGCGGCCAGGGTTGGCAGTCTCGGGGTGGTTAGGGGTTCATCGGCCAGATCTTGATGCCGGTTGTGAAGAGGCCGGTGCCGTCGCCCTTGTAGAAGCGGAGTTCGGTGGTCCAGTGGCTGAGGAGGTCGACCTTCTTGTCGCCGTCGTAGTCACCGGCGAAGATTTTGGCGTTGTTGACGGCCCAGCTGTTGTTGGGCCAGATGTTGACACCGCTGTTGAGGCCGCCTTGGGCGTTTTGGTCGTAGCGCATGAGGGAGCCGCCGGGGGTGACGGCGACGATGTCGTCGCGGGTGTCGGTGTTGAGGTCGCCCGTGGTCAGGAGCTTCATGGTCTTCCATGACTTGTCGGGCCACATCTGGCGCTTCTGCTCGTTGAGGAGGCCGTTCGTGCCGGTGTTGTAGGCGTACATTTCGCCGGTGTTCCAGATGGCCAGGAGTCCGTCGCGGCCGGAGTTGTCGACCTTGAAGCGGGCCAGCTGGAGCATGTCCTGCCAGTTGGTGTTGCCAGGCCACATCTTCTTGTCGGCGGCCAGGGTGCCGTCGGTCTTGCCCACGTAGAGTTGAAGGGTGCCCGTACCCCAAACGGCCGCGATGTCCATGTTGCCGTCGCCGTTGAAATCGCCACCGATGATCTCGGCCACGGACTTCCAGCTGCCGTCGAGATTCCACAGGGGTCGGCCGTAGGCGAACGTGCCGTCGGGGAGGCCGTAGGCGGCGTGGAGGTTCCCGTTTCCGGTGACCGCGACGATGTCGGAGCGGCCGTCCTTGTTGAGGTCGGCGGTGGTCATCACCTGCGTCACGTCGGGAAGGATGGTGGCCAGGCGGATCTGTTGGATCCATCCGGCGACATCGTCGGTTCGCGCGGTGATGGCGTTGGTGCGGGTCTCACTCTCGCCGATGCAGCCTCCTTGCCAGGAGCGGCTGGCGACGGCGACGACGTCGCCGGCGGCGTTGAGGATCGGGGCTCCGGTGTCGCCCTTGCAGATGGCGTCGTTCGCGCTCTTGCCGACGATGTCCACGGTCGCGGTGTTGACCGCGGTCACTTTGAAGGCGGCCTTGTTGGGCTTGTTGACGCCCAGTCCCCACAGGGTCTGGGTGTATCCGTAGCCGGCGGAGGAGACCTCGCTGTCCGCGGTGGGGGCGGTGGTGGCGAGGTTGGCCGGGGTGATGGCCGTGATGGGTTTGTCCAGTCGGCCCAGGACCAGGTCGCGGCCGGCGCGCGGTTTGAGGTCGGTGATCGTCGCCACCTGACCGCTGTTGAAGGTGACGGTGGCGCTCTGTTGGGGCTTGCCCGCGGGAACGGTGTCGCCGGGTGTGGCGGCGAAGCAGCTGGCGGCGGTGACGACCCAGCTCTGATCGATCAGGGTGGCCGTGCAGGATCTTGCGGTGTCCTCGGGGCCGATGGTGAGCCGCGCGGTGTAGGAGTGCTCGCCGGCGGCGACAGACCCTCCGACGAGCGCGGCTGCGGTGCCGGCCAGGAGGAGGGAGGCGGAGACTCCGGCGACGGCGAGAGCGGCAAACCGCGTCGGGCGCGAGCGGGTATGGGACATGGTTCCTCTTCGAAAGCGGAGCCCTGCGGGTGCGGTGGGCTCCGGAGTGCTGGGGCTGCGGCGTGCAGAAGTGTCAGTGGCAGGTGATTTGCCGGGCTGCCGGCCGTGGGTCTCGGAAGCAATGCCCTCGACGCCGGAGGCGGAGCGGCGGTGACGACCGCGATGCGCGGCAGGAATGGCGGTCTCGACGGCGGGAGCGCGGCCCTTGAAGGAAGTGCCGGTTCCATCCTGGGCTTCCGGCGACGCCGGCGCGAGCGATGCGGTGCGGTGCGGTGCGGTGCGCCGGGAGTTTCTGGAGGCGGAAGGGTTAGTTGACGCGGAGTTCGATGAGAGTGGAGACGGCTCCGCCCGCACTGCCGGCCTCGCCGTAACCCGTGAAGCGGTTGGCGGGTGCGTCGAGAAGGCTGGTCTTGTCGTCGGCCTTAATGGTGACCTTGACCGGGTCGGTCTTGGTCCAGATGCCGTAGGCGGAGGGCAGCTCCAACTGAACGAAGGCCGGCTTGGCCTTGACGTCGAAGCAGTAGAACATCTGCCCCTCGGTGCTTTCGATCTTCAGGTCCTCCGAGCCCGTGCAGGCCGTGTAGACGAGCCGGCCATTGCCTCGCTTGAGGACGAGGTGAGTCGTCTCTGCCTTGATCTTCGCCGCGTTCGGGTAGGCGAAGTTGTCGATGGCGTACGGCATCTCGCCAGGAGTCGCCGCACTGACCGCAGGCGCCGGGGCGGCCGAGACGGTCGGAGCCGTGCCGAGGGTTCCGGCACAGGCTGCCGCCAGGCCGAACATGAAGAACTTGCGGGTACGAGCTGTCGGCATAAGAGGCCCTTCGAAATGGGAATGGAACATAGGGGTGCCCCAGTGGATTGAAGCAAATTCAACCACACCTGTGATCTTCGATTCGCCGGCGCGTCTGTGATTCGGATCTCAAGGCTCGATCTGATTATTCAAGTCGGAGATCCGGGCCGCCGCAACCGCGGGCCATCGTTACGCGAGGAATGGCTTCGGGTTACCGCGTGTATCTACGGGCCGAACTGACCCAAACGGCACCTGAAGTGCACAAACGAGCACACGGGTATGGGTGCAAAGCGGCAGTTCGAGGCCTGTACGATCATCACTTCCGTCCTGGGATGAGACCGCTAATCCGCCTGCAACCTGACCTGTTGCGGGCAGGGGTTCCTTCCGCATGTGAATCGACCGCCGCGCGGTTCAGACCTGCCCAGGGCTGTCTTCCTATTCAACGATGAGGGGGGTGCGCCATCAATCGGAATTCGCTCTTCCGGAAATCTGTACCGGATGCGTTGAGAACATTCACGGCCCGTCGCCGCACACTGCGCGTAATACTTTCGGCCGGCCTGCTGACGGGGCTGCTCGGCACGACGCCTGCGGCTGTCGCCGCCGAGGAGCCGGGGCTGACGCCTCAACAGGCACGGCCATACGTGGTCGGCTACTGGCAGACCGGCGGCCGCGGCCTCAAGGAAGCCGCCGAGCAGGCGCTGCTCGGCGGCGACGATGCGGTCCGCAAGTTCCTCGACGAGGCCGAGGGGATCGAGCACGCCGACAACCGTGTGGAGACCGCACGGCTGGCGATGACCGGTGGGCCGCGCGTGCGCGAGGCGGCGGTGGCGGCGTTGCATAAGACGCCTGCCGAGTTGCGGGACTTCCTCCTGAAGGGT
This region of Streptomyces sp. NBC_00513 genomic DNA includes:
- a CDS encoding transposase is translated as MTPPTSRTWGRRGSTPVIRVRGRSQRRFSIAALCCYKPGERSRLIYRPKRHTDHKSGGRKSFAWTEYRDLLIAAHQQLDGPIVLIWDNLNVHKDRRMRAFIDAHDWINAYHLPPYAPDFNPVESIWSILRRTSQANTAFTDPEHLIRRLRHGLRRIQYRSDIIDGCLTGTGLTLPTPRLQAQ
- a CDS encoding lamin tail domain-containing protein, which encodes MSASSTARRVAATVLAAGAIVSAAALPATAADRGHDRHPRVEISRVQADAPGRDDRSNRSLNGEWVEIRNTTRQPVNLRGWTLRDSDGNRYRFNDTRIGGRATIRIHTGSGRDTRTDLFQGKRDHVWDNRADTATLRDDRNRTVDTESWGRRR
- a CDS encoding HNH endonuclease family protein; its protein translation is MIMKWAATAAAAALALSLPATTAHAAEQRPTAAPQIVPIGVAVSALQLAIEDRTGYQRTSFKHWNAGANPSDGCNTRLEVLIAEAVEAPEIGPGCTLTGGVWWSYYDERPVTPAGALDIDHMVPLAEAWDSGASAWTAARREAYANDLGQETSLVAVTARSNRQKSDQDPAEWLPPSADALCRYGAEWTATKLRWGLAVDELERDRLLDIAAGCGGTEVEVTPAP
- a CDS encoding trypsin-like serine protease, with the protein product MSHTRSRPTRFAALAVAGVSASLLLAGTAAALVGGSVAAGEHSYTARLTIGPEDTARSCTATLIDQSWVVTAASCFAATPGDTVPAGKPQQSATVTFNSGQVATITDLKPRAGRDLVLGRLDKPITAITPANLATTAPTADSEVSSAGYGYTQTLWGLGVNKPNKAAFKVTAVNTATVDIVGKSANDAICKGDTGAPILNAAGDVVAVASRSWQGGCIGESETRTNAITARTDDVAGWIQQIRLATILPDVTQVMTTADLNKDGRSDIVAVTGNGNLHAAYGLPDGTFAYGRPLWNLDGSWKSVAEIIGGDFNGDGNMDIAAVWGTGTLQLYVGKTDGTLAADKKMWPGNTNWQDMLQLARFKVDNSGRDGLLAIWNTGEMYAYNTGTNGLLNEQKRQMWPDKSWKTMKLLTTGDLNTDTRDDIVAVTPGGSLMRYDQNAQGGLNSGVNIWPNNSWAVNNAKIFAGDYDGDKKVDLLSHWTTELRFYKGDGTGLFTTGIKIWPMNP